The proteins below come from a single Paraburkholderia flagellata genomic window:
- a CDS encoding LysR family transcriptional regulator, whose translation MNALQQRLKLRHITIVVDIARLGSLQKAAESQNVSQSALSKALAEIEAIVGAQLFERTPSGMRPTIYGETLVRHGHLIASDVQRAEAELEALLNGDIGNLSIGIFSPLTWWGALSDCVSDFRIKWPRVRLALREGPMEMLLECLDQDLVDIVIGRMASGFGSELYKLEMLKHDMPVFLAQQGHASTLKPVTLPELLDYPWILPPQPNIIRQQLEFAIRDIGLAMPSNVLSSQVSPLAFRLASQSDALVLSSECIADELCAQYRLRLVQCDLPLHIGPLVAITRSDKPLTHASATFLQELKGLLGHAQMKA comes from the coding sequence ATGAACGCATTGCAACAACGCCTGAAACTCCGTCACATCACCATCGTGGTGGACATTGCGCGGCTAGGCAGCCTGCAAAAAGCGGCTGAATCGCAGAACGTCAGTCAGTCGGCGCTTTCCAAGGCATTAGCCGAGATCGAGGCGATCGTCGGTGCGCAGCTTTTCGAACGCACGCCGAGCGGAATGCGCCCGACCATTTACGGCGAAACCCTCGTACGTCACGGCCATCTGATCGCCAGCGATGTTCAGCGTGCGGAGGCCGAACTCGAGGCGTTGCTGAATGGGGATATTGGCAACCTGTCGATAGGCATTTTCTCGCCGCTCACCTGGTGGGGTGCGCTTTCGGATTGCGTGAGCGACTTTCGGATCAAGTGGCCACGCGTGCGACTTGCGCTACGCGAAGGTCCGATGGAAATGTTGCTGGAGTGTCTCGACCAGGATCTCGTGGATATCGTGATCGGCCGGATGGCCAGTGGATTCGGCAGCGAGCTCTATAAACTCGAGATGTTGAAGCATGACATGCCCGTCTTTCTCGCCCAGCAAGGACATGCTTCGACTTTGAAGCCAGTGACGCTCCCGGAACTTCTGGACTATCCATGGATACTCCCGCCTCAGCCGAATATCATCAGGCAACAACTCGAGTTCGCGATTCGAGACATCGGACTGGCCATGCCATCGAATGTGTTGTCGTCGCAGGTTTCACCGCTCGCCTTTCGTCTGGCTAGCCAGAGCGATGCCCTCGTCCTGTCATCGGAATGCATCGCCGATGAGCTTTGCGCTCAATATCGCCTGCGACTCGTGCAGTGTGATTTGCCGCTGCATATCGGCCCCCTCGTCGCCATCACGCGTAGCGATAAACCGCTCACGCACGCATCGGCAACTTTTCTACAGGAGCTTAAAGGGCTGTTGGGCCACGCCCAAATGAAGGCGTGA